One window of the Triticum dicoccoides isolate Atlit2015 ecotype Zavitan chromosome 3B, WEW_v2.0, whole genome shotgun sequence genome contains the following:
- the LOC119278544 gene encoding protein LIFEGUARD 2-like, producing MKGGDIEAGTSGGTAAAPAGALYPGMAESPELRWALIRKIYVIISLQLLLTAVVAAVVVKVPAIPHFFVSSYAGLGVYIFLLILPFIVLCPLYIYRQKHPVNLLLLGVFTVAISFAVGMTCAFTSGKVILEAAILTTVVVFSLTAYTFWAVKRGKDFSFLGPFLFASLIMLLVFGFIQILFPLGKLSHMIYGALAALIFSGYIVYDTDNIIKRYTYDEYVWAAVSLYLDIINLFMALLTLFSAGDS from the exons ATGAAGGGCGGCGACATCGAGGCGGGGACCTCCGGTGGCACTGCCGCGGCGCCGGCGGGGGCGCTGTACCCCGGGATGGCCGAGAGCCCCGAGCTGCGCTGGGCGCTCATCCGGAAGATCTACGTCATCATCTCCCTGCAGCTCCTCCtcaccgccgtcgtcgccgccgtcgtcgtcaagGTCCCCGCCATCCCCCACTTCTTCGTCTCCTCCTACGCCGGCCTCGGGGTCTacatcttcctcctcatcctcccctTCATCG TGCTATGCCCGTTGTACATCTACCGCCAGAAGCACCCAGTCAACCTGCTGCTGCTTGGCGTCTTCACAGTGGCCATCAGCTTCGCTGTCGGCATGACATGTGCCTTCACTAGCG GCAAGGTCATTTTGGAGGCAGCGATTCTTACAACGGTGGTTGTCTTCAGCCTGACTGCTTACACCTTCTGGGCTGTAAAGAGGGGCAAGGACTTCAGCTTCCTTGGTCCTTTCTTATTTGCTTCTCTCATCATGTTGCTCGTCTTTGGGTTCATTCAG ATCCTCTTCCCCCTGGGCAAGCTCTCTCACATGATCTATGGTGCGCTGGCAGCACTCATCTTCAGTGGCTACATTGTCTATGACACGGACAACATCATCAAGCGTTACACCTATGACGAGTATGTCTGGGCCGCCGTCTCGCTTTACCTTGACATCATCAATCTGTTCATGGCCCTGCTCACCCTGTTTAGCGCGGGTGACAGCTAA